One segment of Anaerohalosphaeraceae bacterium DNA contains the following:
- the metG gene encoding methionine--tRNA ligase: MTRKLIVTSALPYANGPIHIGHLVEYIQTDIWVRYQKACGNECYYFCADDTHGTPIMIRARSEGIPPEKLIERMHKEHLRDFTGFQIRFDNYYSTHSEENRQLSERIYQGALRAGSIIKKTIQQAYDEQEKMWLPDRYIKGTCPRCKAEGQYGDSCDACGAHYQTTELINPVSVISGKPPVLKESVHYFFRLSDYETALKDLFAKGYVQDSVRNKLDEWFAAGLKDWDISRDGPYFGFKIPGEQDKYFYVWLDAPIGYMASCKNFCDRNGMDFEQVWNSGEYEICHFIGKDIMYFHALFWPALLMSASLRVPTKLFVHGFLTVNGQKMSKSKGTFITAETYLKHLDPQYLRYYYASKLTGDVSDIDLNLEDFLSRVNADLVGKLANLASRCVPMLTQKLGGRLGRLDEKGNALLEQMQTACEKIKADYEALNYASAVRTIASLADICNRFVEEAQPWVTLKTEPEKTRTDLTAVLNAVKVLTIYLKPILPVFAEKIEAVLDIPPLTFAQVQQRLENKPIRPYIRLVERIEKEKVDAMLEESRQETAPAAPAQPAQLEEPLAPECTIEDFAKVDLRIARITRAERVEGADKLLALELDLGALKKNVFAGIAKAYKPEDLVGRLVVCVANLKPRKMKFGVSDGMVCAAGSGGDQIFLLTVDPGAKPGQRVH; this comes from the coding sequence ATGACACGCAAACTGATTGTCACCTCGGCGCTGCCGTATGCCAACGGTCCGATTCATATCGGCCATCTGGTTGAATACATCCAGACCGACATCTGGGTCCGATACCAGAAGGCCTGCGGAAATGAATGCTATTACTTCTGTGCAGATGACACCCACGGCACCCCGATTATGATTCGGGCACGCTCTGAAGGAATCCCGCCGGAAAAACTGATTGAGCGGATGCATAAGGAACACCTGCGGGATTTTACCGGCTTTCAAATCCGGTTCGACAATTACTACAGCACCCATTCAGAAGAAAACCGCCAGCTGAGCGAGCGCATTTATCAGGGGGCTCTCCGCGCGGGTTCGATTATCAAAAAGACGATTCAGCAGGCCTACGATGAACAGGAAAAGATGTGGCTGCCCGACCGCTACATCAAAGGCACCTGCCCCCGATGCAAGGCCGAGGGCCAGTACGGCGACTCCTGCGACGCCTGCGGAGCCCATTATCAGACCACCGAACTGATTAATCCGGTCAGCGTCATCAGCGGAAAACCGCCGGTCCTGAAGGAAAGCGTGCACTACTTTTTCCGGCTGAGCGACTATGAAACTGCCCTCAAAGACCTGTTCGCCAAAGGATACGTCCAGGACTCCGTCCGCAACAAACTGGATGAGTGGTTTGCGGCAGGGCTGAAAGACTGGGACATCTCGCGCGACGGCCCCTACTTCGGCTTTAAGATTCCCGGCGAGCAGGACAAATACTTTTATGTCTGGCTGGACGCCCCCATCGGCTATATGGCCTCCTGCAAAAACTTCTGCGACCGTAACGGAATGGACTTCGAGCAGGTCTGGAACAGCGGCGAGTATGAAATCTGCCATTTTATCGGCAAGGATATTATGTATTTTCACGCCCTGTTCTGGCCGGCTTTGCTGATGAGCGCCTCCCTGCGCGTGCCGACCAAACTGTTTGTGCACGGCTTTCTGACCGTCAACGGCCAGAAAATGAGCAAAAGCAAGGGCACCTTTATCACCGCCGAAACTTATCTGAAGCACCTGGACCCGCAGTATCTCCGCTACTATTACGCCTCCAAGCTCACCGGTGATGTGAGCGACATTGACTTAAATCTGGAGGACTTCCTCAGCCGCGTCAATGCAGACCTGGTCGGCAAACTGGCCAATCTGGCCAGCCGATGCGTCCCGATGCTCACCCAGAAGCTGGGTGGCCGGCTCGGCCGACTCGATGAAAAAGGAAACGCCCTGCTGGAGCAGATGCAGACGGCCTGCGAAAAAATCAAGGCTGATTATGAAGCCCTCAATTACGCCTCTGCGGTGAGAACGATCGCCTCGCTGGCCGACATCTGCAACCGCTTTGTCGAGGAGGCCCAGCCCTGGGTAACCCTCAAAACCGAGCCGGAGAAGACCCGGACCGACCTGACGGCCGTCCTGAATGCCGTCAAGGTGCTGACAATTTATTTAAAACCGATTCTGCCGGTCTTTGCCGAAAAAATCGAAGCCGTTTTGGATATTCCGCCTCTGACATTTGCCCAGGTCCAACAGCGGCTTGAAAACAAACCGATTCGTCCTTATATCCGTCTGGTAGAACGTATAGAAAAAGAAAAGGTGGACGCTATGCTCGAAGAAAGCAGACAGGAAACGGCCCCGGCGGCACCGGCTCAGCCGGCCCAGCTGGAAGAACCGCTCGCCCCGGAATGCACAATTGAAGATTTTGCGAAAGTGGACCTGCGGATTGCCCGAATCACTCGTGCCGAGCGGGTCGAAGGAGCGGACAAACTGCTCGCCCTCGAACTGGATTTGGGGGCCCTGAAAAAGAATGTCTTTGCCGGCATTGCCAAGGCCTACAAACCGGAAGATCTGGTCGGCCGGCTGGTCGTCTGCGTGGCCAATCTGAAACCGCGAAAGATGAAATTCGGCGTCTCCGACGGGATGGTCTGCGCCGCCGGCTCCGGCGGGGATCAGATTTTCCTCCTGACGGTGGACCCCGGCGCCAAACCCGGCCAGCGCGTCCACTAA
- the miaA gene encoding tRNA (adenosine(37)-N6)-dimethylallyltransferase MiaA, with protein sequence MDSGQKKILILGVTASGKGALAFELARTLGGGIISIDSMKVYRRMDIGTAKPPLEKRKQLPYYLVDVVEPWESFSVDQFLDMAHQAIEEIAKAQKPVIAVGGTAMYIKALLYGLFEGPGTDAALREQIRREIEQKGLQALHQELVQVDPEAAGRIHPNDQKRIIRALEVYRLTGRPISSFQRQWTRREPEGWTVIGLRRPKELESRRINQRVKKMMDEGFLEEVRGLLNESRPMSPQARAAIGYAEMIEHLEGKRPLEETIEQIKINTRRLAKAQRTWFKTFCGVRWIDIGPEDTLQTVLQRCLQMLDSAQRLSNE encoded by the coding sequence GTGGATTCCGGACAAAAAAAGATACTGATTTTGGGGGTGACGGCCTCCGGCAAAGGAGCCCTTGCCTTTGAGCTGGCCCGCACGCTCGGCGGGGGGATTATCAGCATCGATTCAATGAAGGTTTATCGCCGGATGGACATCGGGACGGCCAAACCGCCTCTGGAAAAGAGAAAACAGCTGCCGTACTACTTGGTGGATGTGGTCGAGCCGTGGGAGTCCTTCAGTGTGGACCAGTTTCTGGATATGGCACATCAGGCAATCGAGGAGATTGCAAAGGCCCAAAAGCCCGTCATTGCGGTGGGGGGCACGGCGATGTATATCAAGGCCCTGCTGTATGGGCTGTTTGAAGGGCCGGGAACGGATGCCGCTCTGCGGGAACAAATTCGGCGGGAAATTGAGCAAAAGGGGCTTCAGGCCCTTCATCAGGAATTGGTTCAGGTGGACCCTGAGGCCGCCGGGCGGATTCATCCGAACGACCAAAAACGCATCATACGGGCGCTGGAGGTCTATCGGCTGACCGGCAGGCCCATCAGCTCGTTCCAACGGCAGTGGACCCGCCGGGAGCCGGAGGGCTGGACGGTTATCGGACTGCGCCGGCCCAAGGAGCTCGAAAGCCGACGCATCAATCAGCGGGTCAAAAAAATGATGGACGAGGGCTTTCTTGAAGAGGTGCGAGGGCTGCTGAATGAGTCCCGTCCGATGAGTCCGCAGGCCCGGGCGGCCATCGGCTATGCGGAGATGATTGAGCACCTCGAAGGCAAGCGGCCTCTGGAGGAGACGATTGAGCAAATCAAAATCAATACGCGCCGGCTGGCCAAGGCCCAGCGGACCTGGTTTAAGACCTTCTGCGGGGTGCGCTGGATTGACATCGGACCGGAGGATACTCTTCAGACGGTGCTCCAGCGGTGTCTTCAGATGCTGGATTCGGCTCAGCGGCTGTCAAATGAGTAA
- a CDS encoding polyprenyl synthetase family protein, with amino-acid sequence MDVQNLEKSVSEIPFSEELTACAEATNRTLRRLLDGQKDIPPRLKEAMIYTVLSPGKRIRAALVQWCCRVISGQVNENALNAAAAVEMVHTYSLIHDDLPAMDDDDFRRGRPSCHKQFDEATAILAGDALLTFAFEVLAAEITPPQTAVQMVRILAEAAGPAGMIAGQIKDLQSQGVEGTLSELQSIHICKTGRMFAASAEFGAVAGRASEKHQKALARFGLDIGLGFQIADDLLDVSATSEQLGKTAGKDSRQKKLTYPSLVGIEKARQIAEQITQRALEDLSCFGSEADILRRLAVELLNRKR; translated from the coding sequence ATGGACGTGCAGAATCTTGAAAAATCCGTCTCCGAAATACCCTTTTCGGAGGAATTGACTGCCTGTGCCGAGGCGACCAACCGAACCCTTCGCCGGCTCCTGGACGGTCAGAAAGACATTCCGCCTCGCCTGAAGGAGGCGATGATTTATACCGTGCTCAGTCCGGGCAAACGAATCCGCGCGGCCTTGGTTCAGTGGTGCTGCCGTGTTATATCCGGACAAGTCAATGAAAATGCCCTGAACGCCGCCGCCGCTGTGGAGATGGTGCATACCTATTCACTGATTCACGACGACCTGCCGGCTATGGATGATGATGATTTTCGTCGGGGCCGGCCCAGCTGCCATAAGCAGTTCGACGAAGCCACGGCGATTCTGGCCGGCGACGCCCTGCTGACCTTCGCATTTGAAGTGCTCGCCGCAGAAATCACTCCTCCTCAAACCGCCGTGCAGATGGTGCGGATATTGGCCGAGGCCGCCGGCCCGGCCGGAATGATTGCCGGACAAATCAAAGACCTCCAAAGCCAGGGCGTTGAGGGAACTTTGTCTGAGCTCCAATCCATCCACATCTGCAAAACAGGACGGATGTTTGCCGCCTCTGCGGAATTCGGTGCCGTCGCAGGCCGCGCCTCCGAGAAACACCAAAAAGCCCTGGCCCGATTCGGACTGGATATCGGGCTTGGGTTTCAGATTGCCGATGACCTGCTGGATGTCTCGGCAACCAGTGAACAGCTGGGCAAAACCGCCGGCAAGGACAGCCGGCAGAAAAAACTCACCTATCCGTCTCTGGTCGGAATCGAAAAGGCCCGTCAGATTGCCGAACAAATCACGCAGCGGGCCCTGGAGGATTTATCCTGTTTCGGCTCCGAAGCGGACATCCTGCGGCGGCTGGCCGTCGAACTCTTGAATCGAAAAAGGTAA
- the dxs gene encoding 1-deoxy-D-xylulose-5-phosphate synthase, with translation MSFIEDPTKQTASIIERIRQPADLRILSTAELEQLAAEIRQLITEAVSRRGGHLASNLGVVELTIALHYVFDFYKDRLLWDVGHQCYAHKILTGRKDRLLQLRQENGLSGFPSPEESPADVFSVGHAGTSIATAIGMALGAQHNKTEEKIVAFVGDASIVNGLSFEALNNLGLVKRQLLIVLNDNSMAIDTTQGSLASLLSRVRLSHTYEDIRQTTAMILNHLPVIGKPMEEALQNLKKTIRMAISPSRLFESLNIHYFGPVDGHDIGSLIQIFKGLAELDRPAILHVFTRKGKGFTPADKNPRRFHSTGPFVMNGESVSPSPQGRTFTDAFSDALLKAAQNNPQIIAITAAMSDGTGLSKFRQQFPDRYYDVGIAESAAVDIAAGLAKQGLQPVVCIYSTFLQRSFDQIFQEVSLQNLPVVFCIDRAGAVGDDGPTHHGLWDIGYLRMLPNLILVSPANEKEMEGALHYAFQQKQPVAIRYPRDLVPVCPPACEIGEEPFRTGRSVWVRRAESEWVIAALGPLTAEALQAAEELAQEGIEVSVINARFAKPIDPALVELFAQGKTVIVLEDHSRAGGFGEALLAEAAQRAFVERRPDIHTAIGKAVLLAGPDDQYIPVAKRQTQMKWMGLTAESIAETIRKLASADLSVRCKEESIRSRRQ, from the coding sequence ATGAGCTTCATCGAAGATCCAACGAAACAGACTGCATCCATCATAGAGCGTATCCGTCAGCCGGCGGACCTGCGGATCCTTTCCACCGCCGAACTGGAACAGCTGGCCGCGGAAATCCGCCAGCTTATTACCGAAGCCGTCAGCCGCCGCGGGGGTCATTTGGCCAGCAATCTGGGCGTTGTGGAACTGACCATCGCTCTGCACTATGTCTTTGACTTTTACAAAGACCGGCTGCTCTGGGATGTCGGCCATCAGTGTTATGCCCACAAAATCCTTACCGGACGGAAAGACCGCCTGCTTCAGCTGCGTCAGGAAAACGGTCTGAGCGGGTTTCCTTCTCCCGAAGAAAGTCCGGCGGATGTATTCAGCGTTGGCCATGCCGGCACGTCCATCGCCACCGCTATTGGAATGGCCCTGGGGGCCCAGCACAACAAAACCGAAGAGAAAATCGTGGCCTTCGTCGGGGATGCCAGCATCGTCAACGGTCTTTCGTTTGAGGCCCTCAACAACCTCGGACTGGTCAAGCGGCAGCTGCTGATTGTCCTGAACGACAATTCAATGGCCATCGACACCACCCAGGGTTCGCTGGCCTCTCTGCTCTCGCGGGTGCGGCTCAGCCATACCTACGAAGACATCCGCCAGACAACTGCGATGATCTTAAACCACCTGCCGGTCATCGGAAAGCCGATGGAAGAGGCTCTTCAGAATCTGAAAAAAACCATCCGGATGGCTATCTCTCCCAGCCGACTTTTTGAAAGTCTGAACATTCATTATTTCGGCCCGGTGGACGGACACGATATCGGCTCTCTGATTCAGATTTTCAAGGGTCTGGCCGAGCTGGACCGCCCGGCCATCCTTCACGTGTTCACCAGGAAAGGCAAGGGGTTTACCCCGGCGGACAAAAACCCCCGCCGCTTTCACAGCACCGGTCCCTTTGTGATGAACGGGGAATCCGTGTCCCCCAGCCCGCAGGGCCGCACGTTTACCGATGCTTTCAGTGACGCCCTGCTGAAGGCGGCTCAGAACAATCCGCAAATTATTGCCATCACGGCTGCTATGTCCGACGGCACAGGGCTTTCAAAATTCCGTCAGCAGTTCCCGGATCGCTACTATGACGTGGGAATTGCCGAAAGCGCCGCCGTGGACATCGCCGCCGGTCTGGCCAAACAGGGCCTTCAGCCGGTTGTGTGCATTTATTCAACTTTTTTGCAGCGAAGTTTTGACCAGATCTTTCAGGAAGTCTCGCTTCAGAATCTGCCGGTGGTTTTCTGTATCGACCGGGCCGGGGCCGTCGGAGATGACGGACCGACCCATCACGGCTTGTGGGACATCGGGTATCTGCGGATGCTGCCGAATCTGATTCTGGTCTCCCCCGCCAACGAAAAGGAAATGGAAGGGGCTCTGCACTACGCCTTCCAGCAAAAGCAGCCCGTGGCCATTCGCTATCCCCGGGATCTGGTACCCGTCTGTCCCCCCGCCTGCGAAATCGGAGAGGAGCCGTTCCGGACGGGCCGCAGTGTTTGGGTCCGCCGAGCCGAATCGGAGTGGGTCATCGCGGCCCTGGGACCTTTGACAGCCGAGGCGCTCCAGGCCGCAGAAGAACTGGCACAGGAGGGAATCGAAGTATCCGTCATCAATGCCCGTTTCGCCAAACCGATTGACCCGGCTCTGGTTGAGCTCTTTGCCCAGGGTAAAACGGTGATTGTGCTCGAAGACCACAGTCGTGCAGGCGGATTCGGGGAAGCCCTGCTGGCGGAAGCCGCCCAAAGGGCCTTTGTCGAAAGACGTCCGGACATCCATACCGCTATCGGAAAAGCCGTCCTGCTGGCCGGACCGGACGACCAATATATCCCTGTCGCCAAAAGGCAAACCCAGATGAAATGGATGGGGCTGACGGCGGAAAGCATTGCTGAAACCATAAGAAAACTGGCTTCCGCGGACCTGTCTGTCCGATGCAAGGAAGAATCGATACGGAGCAGAAGACAATGA
- a CDS encoding NAD(+)/NADH kinase — MKPLSLILFGDARKAYAKEALERFLAFAQGRARILANCMENACSLDVLKQADYAVVFGGDGTLLSAARQLCQSKIPVIGVNVGKLGFLAEFSIEELIDQFDQIADGQAAIEERMVLQCSLHRRHQEIFSSTAVNDVVITAGSPFSMIELQIFIEGQSLAGCIGDGVIVSTPTGSTAYNLSAGGPILAANLSAFVLTPICPHSLSFRPVVIAADRRVEISPLRVNQQTSLLLDGQVQSQLEKEDVIRIQKHEGRFLVVNNPLRTQWDTLASKLHWARKPGYTLSNEPKPDGKSKR, encoded by the coding sequence ATGAAACCTCTTTCCCTGATTCTGTTCGGCGATGCCCGCAAGGCCTATGCCAAAGAGGCCCTCGAGCGATTTCTTGCCTTTGCGCAGGGTCGTGCCCGGATTTTGGCCAACTGTATGGAGAATGCATGCTCGCTGGATGTTCTCAAACAGGCCGACTATGCGGTGGTCTTCGGCGGTGACGGAACCCTTCTGTCCGCCGCCCGGCAGCTGTGCCAATCCAAGATTCCGGTTATCGGCGTCAATGTCGGCAAACTCGGTTTTCTGGCGGAATTCAGCATTGAGGAACTCATTGACCAGTTCGACCAAATCGCTGACGGCCAGGCGGCCATCGAAGAGCGAATGGTTCTGCAGTGTTCCCTGCACCGTCGACATCAGGAGATTTTTTCCTCCACGGCGGTCAATGACGTGGTGATTACCGCCGGTTCGCCGTTCAGCATGATTGAGCTGCAGATTTTCATCGAAGGCCAGTCTTTGGCCGGGTGCATCGGGGACGGTGTTATCGTGTCCACTCCGACCGGCTCAACGGCATATAACCTCTCCGCCGGAGGTCCGATTCTGGCGGCCAATCTGTCGGCGTTTGTTCTGACTCCGATTTGTCCTCATTCGCTCAGCTTTCGTCCGGTTGTCATTGCGGCGGATCGTCGCGTCGAGATCTCCCCGCTTCGGGTCAATCAGCAAACCTCTCTGCTTCTGGACGGCCAGGTACAAAGCCAATTGGAAAAAGAGGATGTGATTCGAATCCAAAAGCACGAGGGGCGATTCCTTGTGGTGAATAACCCGCTTCGCACCCAATGGGACACGCTGGCTTCCAAACTTCATTGGGCCCGCAAGCCGGGATATACCCTATCCAATGAACCCAAACCAGACGGAAAAAGTAAAAGATAA
- a CDS encoding helicase C-terminal domain-containing protein has translation MIAHAPQDGLEAHQLLGPNGWVACCSADYEYRPQQIAMASKVIEALRQKYILVAEAGTGVGKSFAYLAAALDQAFRKNGRVLISTYTIHLQQQLMEKDIPFLQQAVPQPFTACLAKGRNHYLCLRRLRYAQNRRQALFEDRGSELSILSEWAQKTQDGSLSDLKTSPSPQLWQTVQSEHGICRGRKCPSFRECFYWRARRKLETADIIVANHALLFSDLVLRQSGASILPPYRFVILDEAHNLEHVAEEHFGIELSPSSIRHLLDTLCHPRHHKGLLDSSAAHQKARQLVNQCRREADLFFAQIQAWYEQTAEETGGRCTPDFVSDNLTEPLRQLRLELNRLVKEEENEDQQLEFQRIIDRCQETEQELKIFLSQSQEGFMYWVEEEAGPRKTVVLRSAPLDVGPYVKACLFDVFDSVVLTSATLSSGQSENGFDFFTRRIGLENYQSVQVGSPFDYSRQVRLYLEANMPDPNSEAFQEKAARAIQKYLLKTEGRAFILFTSHTMLRQMAGCLAGWLAEQKMTALIQGEGQDRAALLAQFKTLPRCVLFGTDSFWQGVDVPGEQLSNVIIVRLPFAVPGHPLIQGRIEQIRAQGGNPFYEYQVPMAILKFKQGFGRLIRRKTDQGIVAVLDSRILQKKYGKQFLQALPECPIFIEE, from the coding sequence ATGATTGCCCATGCTCCCCAGGACGGTTTGGAGGCGCATCAGCTGCTGGGACCGAACGGCTGGGTCGCCTGCTGCAGTGCCGATTATGAATATCGGCCCCAGCAGATTGCCATGGCCTCCAAAGTCATCGAGGCACTCCGCCAGAAATACATCCTTGTGGCGGAGGCGGGCACAGGTGTCGGCAAAAGTTTTGCCTATCTGGCCGCCGCTCTCGACCAGGCCTTTCGCAAGAACGGGCGGGTACTCATCAGCACATACACCATCCATCTCCAGCAGCAGCTGATGGAGAAAGACATTCCCTTTCTGCAGCAGGCCGTCCCGCAGCCCTTTACGGCCTGTCTGGCCAAAGGCCGAAACCACTATCTGTGCCTGCGGCGGCTCCGCTATGCCCAAAACCGCCGACAAGCCCTCTTTGAAGACCGCGGCAGCGAATTGTCCATCCTGAGCGAATGGGCGCAGAAGACGCAGGACGGCTCCCTGAGCGACTTAAAAACCAGCCCTTCCCCGCAGCTCTGGCAGACCGTTCAGAGCGAACACGGCATCTGCCGGGGGCGAAAGTGCCCTTCTTTTCGGGAATGTTTCTACTGGCGGGCCAGACGAAAACTGGAAACCGCCGACATCATCGTCGCCAACCACGCCCTCCTGTTCAGTGATTTGGTTCTCAGACAGAGCGGAGCGAGCATTCTGCCTCCCTATCGATTTGTCATCCTCGACGAAGCCCACAATCTCGAACACGTTGCGGAAGAACATTTCGGCATCGAGCTGAGCCCCTCCTCCATCCGGCACCTGCTGGATACGCTCTGCCACCCTCGACATCACAAGGGACTTTTGGACAGCAGCGCCGCCCACCAAAAGGCCCGGCAGCTTGTCAACCAGTGCCGTCGAGAAGCAGACCTGTTCTTTGCACAGATTCAGGCCTGGTACGAGCAGACTGCCGAAGAAACCGGCGGCCGATGCACCCCGGACTTTGTCAGCGATAACCTCACCGAACCGCTCCGTCAGCTTCGGCTCGAGCTGAACCGGCTGGTCAAAGAAGAAGAAAACGAAGACCAGCAGCTGGAGTTCCAGCGGATTATCGACCGCTGCCAGGAAACCGAACAGGAGTTAAAAATCTTTCTGTCCCAGTCCCAGGAAGGATTTATGTACTGGGTGGAAGAAGAAGCCGGCCCGCGAAAAACAGTGGTTCTGCGCAGCGCTCCTCTGGATGTGGGGCCGTATGTCAAAGCGTGCCTCTTCGACGTGTTTGACTCCGTTGTGCTCACCAGCGCCACCCTCAGCAGCGGACAATCCGAAAACGGCTTTGACTTTTTCACCCGACGAATCGGACTGGAAAACTATCAGTCTGTTCAGGTCGGCTCTCCCTTTGATTACAGCCGTCAGGTGCGTCTGTATCTGGAAGCCAACATGCCCGACCCGAACAGCGAGGCCTTTCAGGAAAAAGCTGCCCGGGCCATCCAAAAATATCTCCTCAAAACCGAAGGCCGTGCCTTTATCCTTTTTACCAGCCACACGATGCTTCGGCAGATGGCCGGCTGCCTGGCCGGCTGGCTGGCCGAACAAAAAATGACCGCCCTGATTCAGGGCGAGGGACAGGACCGAGCCGCCCTGCTGGCCCAGTTCAAAACCCTCCCCCGCTGTGTTCTGTTCGGCACCGACAGCTTCTGGCAGGGTGTCGATGTGCCGGGTGAACAGCTGTCCAATGTGATTATCGTCCGGCTGCCGTTTGCCGTCCCCGGACACCCCCTCATCCAGGGCCGAATTGAGCAAATCCGGGCCCAGGGAGGCAACCCGTTTTATGAATACCAGGTTCCGATGGCCATCCTGAAATTCAAACAGGGCTTCGGACGCCTGATTCGCCGGAAAACCGATCAGGGCATCGTCGCCGTATTAGACAGCCGAATCCTTCAAAAAAAGTACGGAAAACAGTTCCTTCAAGCCCTGCCGGAATGTCCTATCTTTATTGAAGAGTAA
- a CDS encoding 3-deoxy-D-manno-octulosonic acid transferase, translating into MRYLIDLAYILALLGYSPKIVYRMLKENRYRSGWDQRLGKIQRRFPERPCLWIHAVSVGEVNAARTLIDKLLRQMPEYEIVLTSTTDTGLQRARSLYEKTLTVSYFPFDFSWIMKRAFRQINPKAILLMELEVWPNLTILASEQKIPVIVVNGRLSDKSFPRYLKIRPFVRRTFSRLAMVLAQTEEYAHRFIALGCPPERVRITSSLKYDTARTEPDAPAVQKLAEQLHLGPEPLWVVGGTGPGEEQIALEIFSRLKKESPLESLRMAVIPRKPERFEEVADLIRGSGFPWVRYSRLKEQNTAAEGKPDIILGDTMGDLNNFYALATVVFVGRTLVPMGGSDMMESAALGKCTLFGPHTFNFKQTVQELLAGQGAIEVADKEQLFEMTRKCLLDRDFARRIAENGRNIILRSKGATQKTLQALREVLSGGGV; encoded by the coding sequence ATGAGATATTTGATTGATTTGGCTTACATTCTTGCACTGCTCGGATACAGTCCGAAGATTGTCTATCGGATGCTGAAGGAAAACCGCTACAGATCCGGCTGGGACCAGCGTCTCGGCAAGATTCAGCGGCGGTTTCCGGAGCGTCCGTGCCTTTGGATTCACGCCGTCAGTGTAGGAGAGGTCAATGCCGCCCGCACCCTCATCGACAAACTCCTTCGGCAGATGCCCGAATATGAAATCGTTCTGACCTCCACCACCGACACCGGTCTTCAGCGTGCCCGTTCGCTGTATGAGAAAACCCTGACGGTCTCCTATTTTCCGTTCGACTTTTCCTGGATTATGAAACGGGCCTTCCGGCAAATCAACCCCAAAGCAATTCTGCTGATGGAGCTGGAGGTCTGGCCGAATTTAACCATACTGGCGTCTGAGCAAAAGATTCCGGTGATTGTGGTCAACGGACGGCTCAGCGACAAAAGTTTCCCCCGCTATCTGAAAATCCGTCCCTTTGTCCGGCGCACCTTCAGCCGTCTTGCTATGGTACTGGCTCAAACGGAGGAATACGCCCACCGCTTTATTGCATTGGGCTGCCCGCCCGAACGGGTCCGTATCACCAGCTCGCTTAAATACGACACCGCGCGAACGGAACCCGACGCACCCGCCGTACAGAAACTTGCCGAACAGCTCCATCTGGGCCCGGAACCGCTGTGGGTTGTCGGCGGGACCGGTCCGGGCGAAGAGCAAATCGCCCTCGAAATCTTCAGCCGGCTTAAAAAAGAATCGCCGCTCGAATCGCTCCGAATGGCCGTCATTCCGCGAAAACCCGAACGCTTTGAAGAGGTGGCCGACCTGATTCGAGGTTCCGGCTTTCCCTGGGTGCGGTACAGCCGGCTCAAAGAGCAAAATACCGCCGCGGAGGGAAAACCGGACATCATCCTCGGCGATACGATGGGCGATTTAAACAACTTTTATGCCCTCGCGACTGTTGTTTTCGTCGGACGTACGCTGGTGCCGATGGGCGGCTCGGATATGATGGAATCGGCCGCACTGGGCAAGTGCACCCTCTTTGGTCCGCACACGTTCAATTTCAAGCAGACTGTACAGGAGCTGCTGGCCGGACAAGGCGCCATCGAAGTCGCCGATAAAGAACAGCTTTTTGAGATGACTCGCAAGTGCCTTCTCGACAGAGATTTCGCCCGCCGAATTGCTGAAAACGGACGAAACATCATCCTTCGCAGCAAAGGGGCCACGCAGAAAACGCTTCAGGCCCTTCGTGAAGTGCTCAGCGGCGGAGGTGTTTGA